A single genomic interval of Aedes aegypti strain LVP_AGWG chromosome 1, AaegL5.0 Primary Assembly, whole genome shotgun sequence harbors:
- the LOC23687501 gene encoding cytochrome c oxidase copper chaperone, whose product MGNSVSASPVAALPAGTTTSSSPTSEAKPEKPKCKACCACPETKRVRDACIMERGEEQCGDLIEKHKQCMRDMGFNI is encoded by the exons ATGGGAAACTCTGTGAGTGCCAGTCCGGTAGCGGCTCTTCCCGCAGGGACCACCACCAGTAGCAGCCCAACGTCGGAAGCCAAGCCAGAGAAACCCAAGTGCAAGGCGTGTTGTGCCTGTCCGGAAACGAAACGGGTTCGCGATGCCTG CATAATGGAACGAGGGGAGGAACAGTGCGGGGATCTGATCGAGAAGCACAAACAGTGCATGCGGGACATGGGATTCAATATCTAG